A window of Daucus carota subsp. sativus chromosome 2, DH1 v3.0, whole genome shotgun sequence genomic DNA:
CTATCAGGGGTGATGCATTTGTTGAGGCATTGACTTGGCAGGGGTTCACATATTTGTTTTATGAGCAGTACTTCTTAAAGGCAGAGAAGGATGGTTATATGAGAGAGTTTAATTCCATTGAACAGAAGCATGATGAGAGTATCACCGAGTATCTTGCGAGATTTATCATGTTGGCAAGATTTGCTGGGACTTCTGCAGGGACTGCAGCACAGCAAGCAGAGAAATTTAAATGGGGGTTGAAGTCGTCTCTTAGGATGTCTATCATTTCTTCTAAATTTCAGAATGTAGCAGAGGTGGCTGATGCAGCCAAGGATGTTGAGAAAGAGCGTATAGACTTCCGGACTAACATATCTGATAGTGGTCGTAAGACGTGTAGAGATGATCAGCAGGTTACAGTACAGGGTAGACAGTGATATTGAGGTCAGAACAGTCGGTATGGACAGTGGCATGGACGGAACCAGAATAGGGGAGGTCATACAGCTCATGGTCAGAGACAGAATCAGCATAGTGGTCAGGGGCAGACTCAGCAGTTTCAGCAGTAGCCTAGACAGTGGCAGAATCATCAAAGGGGACAGGGTCGTTATCCAGCGTATGGGGGTAACCCTAATATGATTTCGGTGGCTCCTTGTGCTACTTGTGGTGGACACCATCCGGGTAGAGCTTGTTATAGACAGACTAGAGCATGTTTCTTGTGTGGTTCGATGGATCATAGGGCAAAGGACTGTCCATGTAATAATGGTGATGGAGGTAGTGGCAATGGAGGTCAGCATAATCAGCAGAATCCTATAGGCAGAGTCTTCGCATTGACTTCTTGTCAGGCAGCAACTAATCCAGGTACTGTTTCTGGAACGCATGATTCTTATGTGTTATTTGATACTGGTTCGACTCATTCTGTGGTGTCTCTATCATATGTTCGTTATCTTGATGTCTTACCTTCATTATTATCTCCACATATGTCTATTGCTACCCCTATGGGGACTTCTGTTATTATTTCTGATGTGATCGAGAGTTTTTTATAGTTGTGGGGGATAGAAATTATAAGGTCAACTTGCTTCTGATGATGCATGACTTTGACATTATTCTGGGTACGGATTGGTTGAGTGAGTATAAGGCGACGATTAATTGTCAGGAGAAACGGGTTATCTTTG
This region includes:
- the LOC135150302 gene encoding uncharacterized protein LOC135150302, yielding MPPIREPPRRDNVNIGAAELAQLIAQAVTQALQQAAQNQGNPGNHEEQPNQPDALAWFDRFVKQKPDYFHSAPQPIDAENWIVHLEKIFDALGCDDATKVRLAVYKFEGDAQRWWGGVKTIRGDAFVEALTWQGFTYLFYEQYFLKAEKDGYMREFNSIEQKHDESITEYLARFIMLARFAGTSAGTAAQQAEKFKWGLKSSLRMSIISSKFQNVAEVADAAKDVEKERIDFRTNISDSGRKTCRDDQQVTVQGRQ
- the LOC135150303 gene encoding uncharacterized protein LOC135150303, with the protein product MDHRAKDCPCNNGDGGSGNGGQHNQQNPIGRVFALTSCQAATNPGTVSGTHDSYVLFDTGSTHSVVSLSYVRYLDVLPSLLSPHMSIATPMGTSVIISDVIERETGYLWGCEQARVCIPGVSTKRQVKLISALKAKKLLTKGCDSYLAFVKDTSEVESRTEDYSVVGEYADVFPDELPGLPPHREVEFTIELVPGAEPIS